One Portunus trituberculatus isolate SZX2019 chromosome 7, ASM1759143v1, whole genome shotgun sequence genomic window carries:
- the LOC123520180 gene encoding tetraspanin-2A-like, translating to MGVLEDVRYTGVGHSEGATRCVTYTLFTLNVVFIVLGAAMVSLGFWITLDTTFKYWVIDLGMEHYWIGVYILMGAGALVMLQSFFGICGAFQRRIHMLVAFMVLLVLCLCLELAGAGYMLANGIRASNIEPWLQTKFLQLIDAFDHDEGSARIMNIVQEWVGCCGANGALDYVRWHKVIPSTCYNPVTGNAWYVQSNGYMGCVRGFTMYLEKMSGWIAGVALFLVFFQVLGLVAAWCLISVKYNYRDQQNEADLYSRRK from the exons ATGGGCGTGCTGGAGGATGTCAGGTACACGGGCGTGGGTCACTCTGAGGGCGCCACACGCTGCGTTACCTACACCCTGTTCACTCTCAACGTTGTATTCATC GTTCTGGGCGCGGCAATGGTGTCTTTGGGGTTCTGGATCACCCTGGACACCACCTTCAAGTACTGGGTCATTGATCTGGGCATGGAGCACTACTGGATAGGAGTCTACATTTTAATGGGGGCAGGAGCGTTGGTTATGCTTCAATCCTTTTTCGGTATATGTGGAGCCTTCCAGAGACGGATTCACATGCTGGTGgcg TTTATGGTGTTGCTAGTGTTGTGCCTGTGTCTGGAGCTGGCGGGGGCTGGCTACATGCTGGCTAACGGGATCAGAGCCTCTAACATCGAGCCCTGGCTACAGACAAAGTTTCTGCAGCTCATTGACGCTTTCGACCACGATGAAGGTTCGGCCCGCATCATGAACATCGTACAGGAGTGG gtaggGTGCTGTGGTGCTAACGGCGCGCTGGATTACGTTCGCTGGCACAAAGTGATTCCCTCCACCTGCTACAACCCAGTCACTGGCAACGCTTG GTACGTCCAAAGTAACGGATACATGGGGTGTGTTCGAGGCTTCACCATGTATCTCGAGAAAATGTCCGGTTGGATCGCAGGTGTGGCtttgttcctcgttttcttccag gtgTTGGGTCTCGTGGCTGCCTGGTGTTTGATAAGTGTAAAATACAATTACAGAGACCAACAGAACGAGGCTGACTTATATTCTCGacgtaagtga
- the LOC123520175 gene encoding LOW QUALITY PROTEIN: laccase-1-like (The sequence of the model RefSeq protein was modified relative to this genomic sequence to represent the inferred CDS: inserted 1 base in 1 codon): protein MALHKMALVTHTMLRHHYLPLLLLTLHTALAATPWTLQDTQATLQDFKHPCVRTCTPGDKRECHYSFTVEWYRSLGPECGECPLNHTHCANHQCVFTDGVRRPLVTVNRRLPGPAIHVCQWDEVVVDVENDLHLDATSIHWHGIHQRGTPYMDGVPFLTQCPIQPGTTFRYRFVVDEPGTHYWHSHSGFQRTDGMFGALVVHQVPSSDPTRHXYDTDDPRHTLVLTDWLNGLSFHKFINLNSAEDEDKPHTLLINGKGRFVSRRRSEDAETPLHEVTVEQGKRHRFRTLSNSIRNCPMVISVDSHTLLVIATDGHPIEPIEVDSLTIYGGERWDFIVTANQEKGVYWVKFQGLMHCGTRHKSAYQLAVLRYKGSEGVPVTRTPTTYHSTIRKGFQLNTLDEAPGNDTFLTAAEIRSVTPAKEDIIGTPDFTFWLSFNFYATKKAPHVMVHINGISFKLPSSPPLHHANVDTSAFCNDTARINCDEGFCRCPHVLSVPQDSLVEVILVDESFVNHPFHLHGHSFYVVGMGQLGEGISKAKVQELDASGLVSRNFERAPLKDTVTVPRGGYTIIRFVASNPGYWLFHCHLTFHVEMGMALVFHVAGNHTAPPPPDLPRCGLSAV from the exons atg GCTCTCCACAAGATGGCTCTGGTCACACACACCATGCTCAGACACCActacctccccctccttctcctcacactCCACACAGCCTTAG CCGCCACGCCCTGGACACTGCAGGACACCCAGGCCACTTTGCAGGATTTCAAGCACCCCTGTGTGAGGACATGCACCCCCGGGGACAAGAGGGAGTGTCATTATTCCTTCACT GTGGAGTGGTACAGAAGTCTTGGCCcggagtgtggtgagtgtccCCTGAACCACACACACTGCGCAAACCACCAGTGTGTGTTTACTGACGGTGTGCGCAGACCCTTGGTGACCGTCAACAGGAGGCTGCCTGGACCCGCCatacac gtcTGCCAGTGGGACGAGGTGGTGGTAGATGTGGAAAACGACCTCCACCTTGACGCCACCTCGATCCACTGGCACGGCATCCACCAGCGAGGCACTCCCTACATGGACGGGGTGCCATTTCTAACGCAGTGTCCCATACAGCCTGGCACCACCTTCAG GTATCGCTTTGTGGTAGATGAACCTGGCACTCATTACTGGCACTCACActcag GATTTCAGAGGACAGATGGCATGTTTGGCGCCCTCGTGGTCCATCAGGTGCCATCCAGTGACCCCACGAGGC TATACGACACTGATGACCCAAGACACACCCTGGTTCTCACTGATTGGCTAAACGGATTAAGTTTTCATAAATTCATCAACTTAAATTCTGCTGAG gACGAGGACAAGCCCCACACTCTGCTAATCAACGGGAAAGGAAGATTTGTGTCACGCAGAAGGAGTGAAGATGCTGAGACGCCCTTGCATGAAGTCACGGTGGAACAA GGCAAGAGACACCGGTTCAGAACACTCAGTAACAGCATTAGAAACTGTCCCATGGTGATCTCCGTAGACAGCCACACCCTGCTTGTCATTGCCACGGACGGCCACCCCATAGAACCCATAGAAG tggaCTCGCTCACAATATACGGCGGGGAGCGTTGGGACTTCATTGTGACAGCCAATCAGGAGAAGGGAGTGTACTGGGTCAAGTTTCAAGGTCTGATGCACTGCGGGACACGCCACAAGTCAgcctaccag ttggCAGTGCTGCGGTACAAGGGGTCTGAGGGCGTGCCGGTCACCAGGACACCCACCACCTACCACTCCACCATACGGAAGGGCTTT CAATTGAACACCCTGGACGAGGCCCCGGGGAATGACACCTTTCTGACCGCAGCCGAGATAAGGTCAGTCACGCCAGCCAAGGAGGACATCATCGGCACTCCTGACTTCACCTTCTGGCTCAGTTTTAACTTCTAcg ccacCAAAAAGGCTCCTCACGTAATGGTGCATATCAACGGCATATCCTTCAAGctgccctcctccccccctctccaccATGCCAATGTTGACACCAGCGCCTTCTGCAATGACACCGCCAGGATAAATTGTGACGAGGGGTTCTGCCGATGCCCTCACGTCCTTTCTGTGCCACAAGACAGCCTGGTGGAGGTCATACTTGTTGATGAAA GCTTCGTGAACCACCCTTTCCACCTGCACGGTCACTCCTTCTACGTGGTGGGCATGGGGCAGCTGGGAGAAGGCATTAGTAAAGCCAAG GTTCAAGAGCTCGATGCTTCAGGTTTGGTGTCTCGGAACTTCGAACGAGCGCCTCTCAAGGATACAGTCACGGTGCCGAGAGGAGGGTACACCATCATCCGCTTTGTGGCATCTAATCCTG GTTACTGGCTGTTCCACTGCCACCTGACCTTCCACGTGGAGATGGGCATGGCTTTGGTCTTCCACGTAGCTGGCaaccacacagcaccaccaccacctgaccttCCGCGCTGTGGCCTCTCTGCTGTGTGA